Part of the Bacteroidia bacterium genome is shown below.
CCCAAATTGTAGAGTGTTTCTTTCAATGCTTTAAGCTGAGGATGTTTTGGGAAAATGGACTCTTCGAAATCGTTTTTTACTATGTTTTTCCATTCATCCATTGGAAGCAGACTAA
Proteins encoded:
- a CDS encoding 4-(cytidine 5'-diphospho)-2-C-methyl-D-erythritol kinase (An essential enzyme in the nonmevalonate pathway of isopentenyl diphosphate and dimethylallyl diphosphate biosynthesis); protein product: SLLPMDEWKNIVKNDFEESIFPKHPQLKALKETLYNLGAEYASMTGSGSSVFGLFKNKIEVDELKKYGQVWIEEL